The following proteins come from a genomic window of Enterobacter chengduensis:
- the trhA gene encoding PAQR family membrane homeostasis protein TrhA — protein MVSRPLIAQGYSLAEEVANSISHGIGLVFGIVGLVLLLVQAVDANASAMAITSYSLYGGSMILLFLASTLYHAIPNQRAKMWLKKFDHCAIYLLIAGTYTPFLLVGLNSPLSRGLMIVIWSLALLGILFKLTIAHRFKVLSLVTYLTMGWLSLIVVYQLAIKLSVGGVTLLALGGVVYSLGVIFYVCKRIPYNHAIWHGFVLGGSVCHFLAIYLYVGQV, from the coding sequence ATGGTGAGCAGACCATTAATCGCACAGGGATATTCGCTGGCTGAGGAAGTAGCCAACAGCATCAGCCACGGCATTGGCCTGGTGTTTGGGATTGTCGGTTTAGTGTTATTGCTGGTTCAGGCGGTGGACGCCAATGCCAGCGCGATGGCGATTACCAGCTACAGCCTGTATGGCGGGAGTATGATCCTGCTGTTCCTGGCCTCGACGCTGTATCACGCCATTCCGAATCAGCGGGCCAAGATGTGGCTCAAGAAATTTGACCACTGTGCTATCTATCTTCTTATTGCAGGCACCTACACGCCGTTTCTGCTGGTGGGGCTCAACTCACCGCTGTCGCGCGGCCTGATGATTGTGATATGGAGCCTGGCGCTGCTGGGGATCCTGTTTAAGCTCACCATCGCGCACCGGTTTAAGGTGCTGTCGTTGGTCACCTATCTGACCATGGGCTGGCTGTCGCTGATTGTAGTGTATCAACTGGCCATCAAACTGTCGGTAGGGGGCGTGACGCTTCTGGCCTTAGGCGGCGTGGTGTATTCGCTCGGCGTGATTTTCTACGTTTGCAAGCGTATCCCCTATAACCATGCCATCTGGCACGGCTTTGTGCTGGGCGGCAGCGTGTGCCACTTTCTGGCGATTTATTTGTATGTGGGGCAGGTGTAG
- a CDS encoding MurR/RpiR family transcriptional regulator produces MFSHAAIASLNNLEMMVYNYVIKNRDKVMYMTIRELADAAGVSTTTILRFCRKLNCEGYSEFRVRFKLYLEQNEPQQVNFGASEIISFFKSVNNEEFDTLLDQAVDIILSSERIIFVGAGTSGSLAKYGARFFSNIGKFSNHIDDPYFPVTNDMAKNALAIVLSVSGETEEILRFASQFSLHHCKVLSITSHEHSRLAKLADFNLSWHVPQTRIAGVYDITTQIPVIYILESLGRKLAKKLTE; encoded by the coding sequence ATGTTCAGCCACGCGGCCATTGCCAGTCTCAATAATCTGGAAATGATGGTCTACAACTACGTCATCAAAAACCGCGACAAAGTGATGTACATGACCATCCGCGAACTGGCGGATGCGGCGGGCGTCTCGACCACCACTATCCTGCGCTTTTGCCGCAAACTCAACTGTGAAGGCTACTCGGAGTTTCGCGTGCGCTTTAAGCTCTATTTAGAGCAGAATGAGCCCCAGCAGGTTAATTTCGGTGCCAGTGAAATTATCAGCTTCTTTAAAAGCGTTAACAATGAAGAGTTCGATACATTATTAGATCAGGCGGTGGATATTATATTATCTTCCGAGCGAATAATATTTGTCGGTGCAGGAACCTCAGGATCGCTGGCAAAATACGGCGCGCGTTTCTTCTCGAATATCGGGAAATTCAGTAACCATATTGATGATCCTTATTTCCCGGTTACCAATGATATGGCAAAAAATGCGCTGGCGATCGTGCTTTCCGTCTCGGGCGAGACCGAGGAGATCCTGCGCTTTGCCAGCCAGTTCAGCCTGCATCACTGCAAGGTGCTCTCCATTACCAGCCACGAGCACTCGCGCCTGGCAAAACTGGCGGACTTTAACCTTTCCTGGCATGTGCCCCAGACGCGTATTGCAGGCGTCTACGACATTACCACGCAAATTCCCGTCATTTATATTCTGGAGTCTCTCGGACGTAAACTGGCGAAGAAACTCACAGAATAA
- the bglA gene encoding 6-phospho-beta-glucosidase BglA gives MKKLTLPKDFLWGGAVAAHQVEGGWNKGGKGPSICDVLTGGAHGVPREITQNVVPGKYYPNHEAIDFHGHYKEDIKLFAEMGFKCFRTSIAWTRIFPNGDETQPNEEGLKFYDDMFDELLKYNIEPVITLSHFEMPLHLVQEYGSWTNRKVVDFFVRFAEVVFERYKNKVKYWMTFNEINNQRNWRAPLFGYCCSGVVYTEHDNPEETMYQVLHHQFVASALAVKAARRINPEMKVGCMLAMVALYPFSCKPEDVMFAQESMRERYVFTDVQLRGYYPSYVLNEWERRGFSIKMEADDEQILREGTCDYLGFSYYMTNAVKAEGGTGDAISGFEGSVPNPHVKASDWGWQIDPVGLRYSLCELYERYQKPLFIVENGFGAYDKVEEDGSINDDYRIDYLRAHVEEMIKAVTHDGVDLMGYTPWGCIDCVSFTTGQYSKRYGFIYVNKHDDGTGDMSRSRKKSFNWYKEVIASNGETL, from the coding sequence ATGAAAAAATTGACCTTACCAAAAGATTTTTTATGGGGTGGCGCGGTTGCCGCTCATCAGGTTGAAGGCGGCTGGAACAAAGGCGGCAAAGGGCCAAGCATTTGCGACGTATTAACCGGCGGCGCGCACGGCGTGCCGCGCGAAATCACGCAGAACGTGGTGCCGGGGAAATACTACCCAAACCACGAAGCCATCGACTTCCACGGCCACTACAAAGAAGACATCAAGCTATTTGCCGAGATGGGCTTCAAGTGCTTCCGCACCTCTATCGCCTGGACGCGCATCTTCCCGAACGGTGACGAAACCCAGCCAAATGAAGAAGGGCTGAAGTTTTACGACGACATGTTCGATGAGCTGCTGAAATACAACATCGAACCGGTGATCACCCTCTCCCACTTCGAAATGCCGCTGCACCTGGTGCAGGAATACGGCAGCTGGACCAACCGTAAAGTGGTCGATTTCTTTGTGCGCTTCGCGGAAGTGGTCTTTGAGCGCTACAAAAACAAGGTCAAATACTGGATGACCTTCAACGAAATCAACAACCAGCGCAACTGGCGCGCGCCGCTGTTCGGCTACTGCTGCTCTGGCGTGGTTTATACCGAACATGACAATCCGGAAGAGACCATGTATCAGGTCCTTCACCACCAGTTTGTGGCCAGCGCCCTGGCGGTGAAAGCCGCGCGCCGCATTAACCCGGAGATGAAGGTCGGCTGCATGCTGGCGATGGTGGCGCTCTATCCGTTCTCCTGCAAACCGGAAGACGTAATGTTCGCCCAGGAATCCATGCGCGAACGCTACGTCTTTACCGACGTCCAGCTGCGCGGTTACTACCCGTCCTACGTGCTGAACGAGTGGGAGCGCCGCGGGTTCTCCATCAAAATGGAGGCAGACGACGAGCAGATCCTGCGTGAAGGTACCTGCGACTACTTAGGCTTTAGCTACTACATGACCAACGCGGTGAAAGCGGAAGGCGGTACCGGCGATGCGATTTCCGGCTTCGAAGGCAGCGTGCCGAACCCACACGTGAAGGCCTCCGACTGGGGCTGGCAGATTGATCCGGTGGGCCTGCGCTATTCCCTGTGCGAACTATACGAGCGTTATCAGAAACCGCTGTTTATCGTGGAGAACGGCTTCGGCGCTTACGACAAGGTGGAAGAAGACGGCAGCATCAACGACGACTATCGCATCGACTACCTGCGCGCCCACGTGGAAGAGATGATCAAAGCCGTGACGCACGACGGCGTGGATCTGATGGGCTATACGCCGTGGGGCTGCATCGACTGCGTGTCGTTCACCACCGGCCAGTACAGCAAGCGCTACGGCTTTATCTACGTGAACAAGCACGACGACGGCACGGGCGACATGTCGCGTTCCCGTAAGAAGAGCTTTAACTGGTATAAAGAAGTGATTGCCAGCAACGGCGAGACGCTGTAA
- a CDS encoding SDR family oxidoreductase: MAIALVTGASRGIGKATALQLGREGYTVAVNFHHNIKAATDVIKQIVEAGGNAFAVRADISDEAQVVAMFDSIDREGEPLAALVNNAGILFEQSTIENLSAERINRVLATNVTGYFLCCREAVKRMSFKHGGKGGAIVNVSSAASRLGAPGEYVDYAASKGAVDSLTTGLSLEVAAQGIRVNCVRPGLIYTDIHASGGEPGRVDRVKSLLPMQRGGQPEEVAQAIVWLLSEKASYVTGSFIELAGGK; encoded by the coding sequence ATGGCAATAGCACTGGTCACCGGCGCCAGCCGCGGCATTGGCAAAGCCACCGCGCTGCAGCTGGGACGCGAAGGCTACACCGTGGCGGTGAACTTTCACCATAATATCAAGGCCGCGACGGACGTTATCAAGCAGATTGTCGAGGCGGGCGGCAACGCCTTTGCCGTACGCGCCGACATCAGCGATGAAGCACAGGTGGTGGCGATGTTCGACAGCATCGATCGCGAAGGCGAGCCGCTTGCCGCGCTGGTCAATAATGCGGGGATTCTGTTTGAGCAATCCACTATCGAGAATCTCTCCGCCGAGCGCATCAACCGCGTGCTCGCCACCAACGTCACGGGCTACTTCCTCTGCTGCCGGGAAGCGGTAAAGCGCATGTCCTTCAAACATGGCGGGAAGGGTGGGGCGATAGTGAATGTCTCGTCCGCCGCATCTCGTCTGGGGGCGCCGGGTGAATATGTCGACTACGCGGCCTCTAAAGGCGCGGTGGATTCGCTGACAACCGGGCTATCGCTGGAGGTGGCGGCGCAGGGCATTCGCGTCAACTGCGTACGTCCGGGGCTGATCTATACCGATATTCATGCGTCTGGCGGAGAGCCGGGGCGAGTGGATCGCGTTAAGTCATTGCTGCCGATGCAGCGCGGCGGCCAGCCGGAAGAGGTGGCGCAGGCGATTGTCTGGCTGCTGAGCGAGAAGGCGTCGTACGTCACGGGCAGTTTTATAGAGCTGGCGGGCGGGAAATAA
- the gcvP gene encoding aminomethyl-transferring glycine dehydrogenase: MTQTLSQLENRGAFIERHIGPDAQQQQEMLKTVGADSLNALIGQIVPKDIQLATPPQVGEATTEFAALAELKAIASLNKRYKSYIGMGYTNVQLPPVILRNMLENPGWYTAYTPYQPEVSQGRLEALLNFQQVTLDLTGMDIASASLLDEATAAAEAMAMAKRVSKLKNANRFFVAADVHPQTLDVVRTRAETFGFDVIVDDADKVLDHQDVFGVLLQQVGTTGEVHDYGALIAELKSRKVVVSVAADFMALVLLTASGKQGADIVFGSAQRFGVPMGYGGPHAAFFGAKDEFKRSMPGRIIGVSKDAAGNTALRMAMQTREQHIRREKANSNICTSQVLLANIASLYAVFHGPAGLKRIASRIHRLADILACGLQQKGLKLRHAHYFDTLCVDVADKAAVLARADAAAINLRSDIHNAVGITLDESTTRDDILNLFNVLLGDAHGLDIDTLDKEVALDSRSIQESMLRNDAILTHPVFNRYHSETEMMRYMHSLERKDLALNQAMIPLGSCTMKLNAAAEMIPITWPEFSELHPFCPPEQAEGYHVMINQLSDWLVKLTGYDALCMQPNSGAQGEYAGLLAIRHYHESRNEGHRDICLIPSSAHGTNPASAQMAGMEVVVVACDKNGNIDLADLRAKAEQAGDKLSCIMVTYPSTHGVYEETIREVCEVVHQFGGQVYLDGANMNAQVGITSPGFIGADVSHLNLHKTFCIPHGGGGPGMGPIGVKAHLAPFVPGHSVVQIEGMLTRQGAVSAAPFGSASILPISWMYIRMMGAEGLKQASQVAILNANYIATRLKSAFPILYTGRDGRVAHECILDIRPLKEATGISELDIAKRLIDYGFHAPTMSFPVAGTLMVEPTESESKAELDRFIDAMLAIRMEIDRVQDGEWTLEDNPLVNAPHTQHEMVAEWNHGYSRELAVFPAGVANKYWPTVKRLDDVYGDRNLFCSCVPMSEYQ, translated from the coding sequence ATGACACAGACTTTAAGCCAGCTTGAAAACCGTGGCGCCTTCATTGAACGTCACATCGGGCCGGATGCTCAGCAACAGCAGGAGATGCTGAAGACGGTTGGCGCGGATTCATTAAACGCTCTGATCGGCCAGATTGTGCCAAAAGACATCCAGCTTGCCACGCCGCCTCAGGTGGGGGAAGCCACCACGGAATTCGCCGCGCTGGCGGAGCTGAAGGCCATCGCCAGCCTGAACAAGCGCTATAAGTCTTACATTGGCATGGGCTACACCAACGTGCAGCTGCCGCCGGTGATCCTGCGCAACATGCTGGAAAACCCGGGCTGGTACACCGCTTACACCCCTTATCAGCCAGAAGTCTCCCAGGGCCGTCTGGAAGCGCTGCTGAACTTCCAGCAGGTGACGCTGGACCTGACCGGCATGGATATCGCTTCCGCCTCGCTGCTGGATGAAGCCACCGCCGCCGCCGAAGCGATGGCAATGGCCAAGCGCGTGAGCAAGCTGAAAAACGCCAACCGCTTCTTCGTGGCGGCGGACGTGCATCCCCAGACGCTGGACGTGGTGCGCACCCGTGCGGAAACCTTCGGCTTTGACGTGATCGTCGACGACGCTGACAAAGTGCTCGATCACCAGGACGTCTTCGGCGTGCTGCTGCAGCAGGTTGGCACCACGGGTGAAGTGCACGACTACGGCGCGCTGATTGCCGAGCTGAAGTCCCGCAAGGTAGTGGTCAGCGTTGCCGCCGATTTTATGGCGCTGGTGCTGCTCACCGCATCGGGCAAACAGGGCGCGGATATCGTCTTCGGCTCGGCCCAACGCTTCGGCGTGCCGATGGGCTACGGCGGCCCGCACGCGGCGTTCTTCGGCGCGAAAGATGAATTCAAACGCTCCATGCCTGGCCGTATTATCGGCGTCTCAAAAGATGCCGCCGGCAACACCGCGCTGCGCATGGCGATGCAGACCCGCGAGCAGCATATTCGCCGCGAGAAAGCGAACTCCAACATCTGTACCTCTCAGGTGCTGCTGGCAAACATCGCCAGCCTGTACGCCGTGTTCCACGGCCCGGCTGGCCTGAAGCGTATTGCCAGCCGCATTCACCGCCTGGCCGATATTCTGGCCTGCGGCCTGCAGCAGAAAGGTCTTAAGCTGCGCCATGCCCACTACTTCGACACCCTGTGCGTCGACGTGGCGGACAAAGCGGCCGTGCTGGCCCGCGCGGACGCGGCAGCGATCAACCTGCGCAGCGACATCCACAACGCCGTCGGCATCACGCTGGATGAAAGCACCACCCGCGACGATATCCTGAACCTGTTCAACGTCCTGCTGGGTGACGCGCACGGTCTGGACATTGATACGCTCGACAAAGAGGTCGCGCTCGACAGCCGCTCCATTCAGGAAAGCATGCTGCGCAATGACGCGATCCTGACCCATCCGGTGTTTAACCGCTATCACAGCGAAACCGAGATGATGCGCTACATGCACTCTCTGGAGCGCAAGGATCTGGCGCTGAACCAGGCGATGATCCCGCTGGGCTCCTGCACCATGAAGCTCAACGCCGCGGCAGAGATGATCCCCATCACCTGGCCTGAGTTCTCCGAGCTGCACCCGTTCTGCCCGCCGGAGCAGGCGGAAGGGTATCACGTGATGATCAACCAGCTTTCCGACTGGCTGGTGAAGCTGACCGGCTATGACGCGCTCTGCATGCAGCCGAACTCCGGCGCGCAGGGCGAATACGCGGGCCTGCTGGCGATCCGCCACTATCACGAAAGCCGCAACGAAGGCCATCGCGATATCTGCCTGATCCCAAGCTCCGCCCACGGCACCAACCCGGCGTCTGCCCAGATGGCGGGCATGGAAGTGGTGGTGGTGGCGTGCGATAAGAACGGCAACATCGACCTGGCCGATCTGCGCGCGAAAGCCGAGCAGGCGGGCGACAAGCTCTCCTGCATCATGGTGACCTACCCGTCCACCCACGGCGTATACGAAGAGACCATCCGCGAAGTGTGCGAAGTGGTGCATCAGTTCGGCGGTCAGGTGTATCTCGACGGCGCGAACATGAACGCTCAGGTGGGCATTACCTCTCCGGGCTTCATCGGCGCGGACGTGTCGCACCTCAACCTGCACAAAACCTTCTGCATTCCGCACGGCGGTGGCGGCCCGGGCATGGGGCCTATCGGCGTGAAAGCGCACCTGGCGCCGTTCGTGCCGGGCCACAGCGTGGTGCAAATTGAAGGCATGCTGACCCGTCAGGGCGCGGTCTCAGCGGCACCGTTCGGCAGCGCCTCAATCCTGCCAATCAGCTGGATGTACATCCGCATGATGGGCGCGGAAGGGCTGAAGCAGGCGAGCCAGGTGGCGATCCTGAACGCCAACTACATTGCGACGCGCCTGAAGTCCGCCTTCCCGATCCTCTACACCGGCCGTGACGGTCGCGTGGCGCACGAGTGCATCCTCGATATTCGTCCTCTTAAAGAAGCGACGGGCATCAGCGAGCTGGATATTGCCAAGCGCCTGATCGACTACGGCTTCCACGCGCCAACCATGTCCTTCCCGGTGGCGGGCACGCTGATGGTTGAGCCAACCGAGTCGGAAAGCAAAGCCGAGCTTGACCGCTTTATCGACGCGATGCTGGCCATCCGTATGGAGATCGACCGCGTGCAGGACGGCGAGTGGACGCTGGAAGATAACCCGCTGGTTAACGCCCCGCACACCCAGCACGAGATGGTGGCCGAGTGGAACCACGGCTATTCCCGCGAGCTGGCGGTCTTCCCGGCAGGCGTGGCAAACAAATACTGGCCGACCGTGAAGCGTCTTGACGACGTCTACGGCGACCGTAACCTGTTCTGCTCCTGCGTACCGATGAGCGAATACCAGTAA
- the gcvH gene encoding glycine cleavage system protein GcvH: protein MSNVPAELKYSKEHEWLRKEADGTYTVGITEHAQELLGDMVFVDLPEVGATVSAGDDCAVAESVKAASDIYAPVSGEIVAVNDALSDSPELVNSEPYEGGWIFKIKASDESQVAALLDATAYEALLEDE from the coding sequence ATGAGCAATGTGCCAGCAGAACTGAAATACAGCAAAGAACACGAGTGGCTGCGCAAAGAGGCGGACGGCACTTACACCGTAGGGATCACCGAGCACGCGCAAGAGCTGCTGGGCGACATGGTGTTTGTTGACCTGCCGGAAGTGGGCGCAACCGTGAGCGCGGGCGACGACTGCGCCGTGGCGGAGTCCGTTAAAGCAGCATCCGATATCTACGCCCCGGTAAGCGGTGAAATTGTTGCCGTTAACGACGCGCTGAGCGATTCGCCGGAGCTGGTGAACAGCGAGCCTTATGAAGGCGGCTGGATCTTCAAGATCAAAGCCAGCGACGAATCTCAGGTTGCCGCGCTGCTGGATGCGACCGCGTACGAAGCATTACTGGAAGACGAATAA
- the gcvT gene encoding glycine cleavage system aminomethyltransferase GcvT, with protein MAQQTPLYEQHVLCGARMVDFHGWMMPLHYGSQIDEHHAVRTDAGMFDVSHMTIVDLRGSRTREFLRYLLANDVAKLKTPGKALYTGMLNASGGVIDDLIVYYFTEDFFRLVVNSATREKDLSWITQHAESYAIDITVRDDLSLIAVQGPNAQAKAASLFSDEQRKATEGMKPFFGVQAGDLFIATTGYTGEAGYEIAMPNEKAADFWRALVEAGVKPAGLGARDTLRLEAGMNLYGQEMDEGVSPLAANMGWTIAWEPADRDFIGREALEMQREKGTEQLVGLVMKEKGVLRGELPVRFTDTDGNPREGVITSGTFSPTLGYSIALARVPAGIGETAVVQIRNREMPVNVTKPIFVRAGKPVA; from the coding sequence ATGGCTCAACAGACTCCTTTGTACGAACAGCACGTGTTATGCGGTGCCCGCATGGTGGACTTCCACGGCTGGATGATGCCGCTGCACTACGGCTCGCAGATTGATGAGCACCACGCGGTGCGCACCGACGCCGGTATGTTCGACGTGTCCCACATGACGATTGTCGATCTGCGCGGCAGCCGCACCCGGGAGTTTTTGCGTTATCTGCTGGCAAACGACGTCGCCAAACTGAAGACGCCGGGTAAAGCGCTCTATACCGGCATGCTCAATGCCTCGGGCGGCGTGATTGATGACCTTATCGTCTACTACTTCACTGAAGATTTCTTCCGCCTCGTCGTTAACTCCGCCACCCGCGAAAAAGACCTCTCCTGGATCACCCAACACGCCGAATCTTATGCCATCGACATCACCGTCCGTGACGATCTGTCGCTGATTGCCGTGCAGGGGCCGAACGCGCAGGCGAAAGCCGCGTCTCTGTTCAGCGACGAGCAGCGTAAAGCCACCGAAGGGATGAAGCCCTTCTTTGGCGTGCAGGCGGGCGATCTGTTTATCGCCACCACCGGCTATACCGGTGAAGCGGGCTACGAAATTGCGATGCCAAACGAGAAGGCCGCTGATTTCTGGCGCGCGCTGGTGGAAGCGGGCGTGAAGCCTGCGGGTCTGGGCGCGCGCGATACGCTGCGCCTGGAAGCGGGGATGAACCTTTACGGTCAGGAGATGGACGAAGGCGTCTCTCCGCTGGCCGCCAATATGGGCTGGACCATCGCGTGGGAACCGGCCGATCGTGACTTTATTGGCCGTGAAGCGCTGGAGATGCAGCGCGAGAAGGGCACTGAACAGCTGGTTGGCCTGGTGATGAAGGAAAAAGGCGTTCTGCGCGGCGAGCTGCCGGTGCGCTTTACCGATACCGACGGCAATCCGCGCGAAGGCGTGATCACCAGCGGAACCTTCTCCCCGACGCTGGGCTACAGTATTGCACTGGCACGCGTGCCGGCGGGCATTGGCGAGACGGCGGTGGTGCAAATCCGCAACCGTGAAATGCCGGTCAACGTAACCAAACCGATTTTTGTTCGCGCCGGTAAGCCGGTCGCCTAA
- the ubiI gene encoding FAD-dependent 2-octaprenylphenol hydroxylase gives MQNVDVAIVGGGMVGLALACGLQGSGLRVAVLEQKQPQPVAPDVPPELRVSAINAASEKLLTHLGVWVDIVAQRASCYHGMEVWDKDSFGHIAFDDESMGYSHLGHIVENAVIHHALWQKARQCSDVTLVAPAQIQQVAWGENEAFITLQSGDMLTARLVVGADGANSWLRNKADIPLTFWDYRHHALVATIRTEEPHGGVARQIFHNDGILAFLPLADPHLCSIVWSLVPEKAQQMQEATPEAFNQALCVAFDNRLGLCTLESERQVFPLTGRYARQFAAHRLALVGDAAHTIHPLAGQGVNLGFMDAAELVEELRRLHREGKDIGQHLYLRRYERSRKHSAAMMLAGMQGFRELFAGANPAKKLLRDIGLKLADTLPGVKPQLLRQAMGLNDLPDWLR, from the coding sequence GTGCAAAATGTTGATGTCGCTATCGTTGGCGGCGGTATGGTCGGACTGGCGCTAGCCTGTGGTTTACAGGGCAGCGGCCTGCGCGTGGCGGTGCTTGAGCAAAAGCAGCCGCAGCCCGTTGCGCCCGATGTCCCGCCGGAACTTCGCGTCTCGGCGATCAATGCCGCCAGCGAGAAATTGCTGACGCACCTTGGCGTCTGGGTGGACATTGTGGCCCAGCGCGCCAGCTGCTATCACGGCATGGAAGTGTGGGACAAAGACAGCTTTGGTCATATTGCTTTTGATGATGAAAGCATGGGCTATAGCCATCTGGGTCACATCGTTGAAAACGCGGTGATCCACCACGCGCTGTGGCAGAAAGCACGGCAGTGCAGCGACGTGACGCTGGTTGCGCCCGCGCAGATCCAGCAGGTAGCGTGGGGCGAAAACGAGGCGTTTATCACCCTGCAGAGCGGCGACATGCTTACCGCGCGTCTGGTGGTCGGTGCTGACGGCGCTAACTCCTGGCTGCGAAATAAAGCCGATATCCCGCTGACCTTCTGGGACTATCGCCATCACGCGCTGGTCGCGACGATCCGCACCGAAGAGCCACACGGTGGCGTGGCGCGGCAGATTTTCCACAACGACGGCATTCTGGCGTTCCTGCCGCTTGCCGATCCGCACCTGTGCTCGATTGTCTGGTCCCTGGTGCCGGAAAAAGCGCAGCAGATGCAGGAGGCGACGCCGGAGGCCTTTAACCAGGCGCTGTGCGTGGCGTTTGATAACCGCCTTGGCCTGTGCACGCTTGAGAGCGAGCGTCAGGTGTTCCCGTTAACCGGCCGCTACGCGCGTCAGTTTGCGGCGCACCGTCTGGCGCTGGTGGGCGACGCGGCCCATACCATTCATCCGCTGGCCGGACAGGGCGTGAACCTCGGCTTTATGGACGCGGCGGAGCTGGTAGAAGAGCTGCGTCGTCTGCATCGCGAAGGTAAAGATATTGGGCAGCATTTGTATCTGCGTCGCTACGAGCGCAGCCGCAAGCACAGCGCGGCGATGATGCTCGCAGGCATGCAGGGCTTCCGCGAGCTGTTTGCCGGGGCAAATCCGGCGAAAAAATTGCTGCGCGATATCGGCCTTAAGCTTGCCGATACGCTTCCTGGCGTCAAACCTCAACTCCTCCGTCAGGCGATGGGTCTTAACGACCTGCCGGACTGGCTACGCTAA
- the ubiH gene encoding 2-octaprenyl-6-methoxyphenyl hydroxylase yields the protein MSVIIVGGGMTGATLALAISHLTKGQLPVHLVEAVAPQTKNHPGFDSRAIALAQGTCQQLSRIGIWQAIADCATAIKTVHVSDRGHAGFVTLDAQDYRIDALGQVVELHDVGLRLFRLLQDAPGVTLHCPARVASFTRSEEAVSVTLDNGTVLDGQLLVAADGSRSALATQCGVEWQQQPYGQAAVIANVSTAAEHNGRAFERFTQHGPLAMLPMSDGRCSLVWCHPQEKAEEVKVWSDERFCSELQKAFGWRLGRITHAGKRAVYPLSLTTASQSVSHRVALVGNAAQTLHPIAGQGFNLGMRDVMSLAETLSQAWIEQKDCGAYTVLSHYQKRRQADKEATIGVTDGLVHLFANRWAPLVAGRNLGLMAMELFIPARDVLAQRTLGWVAR from the coding sequence ATGAGCGTGATTATCGTTGGCGGCGGCATGACCGGCGCCACGCTGGCGCTGGCGATCTCGCATTTGACGAAGGGTCAGCTTCCGGTGCATCTCGTTGAGGCGGTTGCACCGCAAACGAAGAATCACCCCGGGTTTGATTCTCGCGCCATTGCCCTGGCGCAGGGAACCTGTCAGCAGCTGTCGCGCATTGGGATCTGGCAGGCGATAGCCGATTGCGCCACGGCCATTAAAACCGTTCACGTCAGCGATCGCGGTCATGCCGGGTTCGTCACGCTGGACGCGCAAGATTACCGAATAGACGCCCTGGGTCAGGTTGTTGAACTCCATGATGTTGGCCTGCGCCTGTTCCGCCTGTTGCAGGACGCGCCAGGCGTGACGCTGCATTGTCCGGCACGCGTTGCGAGCTTTACCCGCAGTGAAGAAGCGGTCAGCGTGACGCTGGATAATGGCACCGTTCTCGACGGCCAGCTTCTTGTGGCGGCGGACGGGTCGCGTTCGGCGCTCGCAACCCAGTGCGGCGTGGAGTGGCAGCAGCAGCCTTACGGACAGGCTGCGGTCATTGCCAACGTCTCTACCGCCGCAGAACACAACGGCCGGGCGTTTGAGCGCTTCACGCAGCACGGCCCGCTGGCGATGCTGCCGATGTCGGACGGGCGCTGCTCGCTGGTCTGGTGCCATCCGCAGGAAAAGGCGGAAGAGGTTAAGGTCTGGTCCGACGAACGTTTTTGCAGCGAGCTGCAGAAAGCGTTTGGCTGGCGGCTGGGTCGCATTACCCATGCGGGAAAACGTGCGGTATACCCGCTTTCGTTAACTACCGCATCACAGTCTGTTTCGCACCGCGTGGCGCTTGTCGGCAACGCCGCGCAAACGCTTCACCCCATCGCGGGTCAGGGTTTTAATCTGGGTATGCGAGATGTGATGAGCCTGGCCGAAACCCTTTCGCAAGCGTGGATCGAACAGAAAGACTGTGGCGCATATACGGTACTCAGCCATTATCAGAAGCGCCGTCAGGCGGATAAAGAGGCGACGATTGGCGTCACCGACGGCTTAGTCCATCTTTTTGCCAACCGCTGGGCGCCGCTGGTTGCGGGCCGCAACCTCGGGCTGATGGCGATGGAATTATTCATTCCGGCACGTGACGTGCTGGCGCAGCGGACTCTTGGTTGGGTCGCGCGTTAA